The DNA segment CGGTATGCAGATTAACGACACCCCAGATATCAAGGCTTTTCAAGCCGCCGTAGTGCCAGTGTATGAGAAGTACGGTGAAAAGTTCGGTGATTACCTGCCACGTATTCTGGAGGCGCTCAAATAAGTGACTACTAAAACTCAATCGCTGTTAAAGCCGCTAAAGCGAATTGAGCAAGGGCTGGATGCGATCATCCAGCCCTTGGTCTTTGCCGGCATGGCGGCGCTGATTGGGGTGATTACCCTGCAGATTGTCTCCCGAGTGATGTTCAGCGCGGTCGGCTGGACTGAAGAAGTCGCTCGTTTTCTGCTGGTGTGGATCACTTTTTTTGCAGGCACCCTGGCTTTTCAGCGTGGCCGGCACATCGCCGTAACATTTGCCGTAGACGCCCTGCCTGTGCGCCTGCGACAAGCCGCGCGCATTGCCGGCACCCTGGCGGTATTGGCCTTTATGGTGGCACTGGTAGTGATTGGCTATCGTTATATGCAAGTTCAGAGCTTTCAGAAATCTGCGTCCTTAAGACTCTCTATGACCTATGTCTACTCCGTGATTCCGCTCTGCGCGGCCGTGATGAGTTGGTACGCTTTCGTCGATCTGTTGGAGCTTTTAATAGATGGCGAGCGTCGTGAGGAATCCGTTCCATGACGCTGCTACTGTTCGGGCTGTTTTTCGCGCTGATGCTGCTCGGTGTACCTATTGCCCTGGCGATCGGTGCCAGCACCATGATCGCGCTTAGCCAGGCTGGGGTACCTTTGATGGTGGTCACCCAGCAGATGTTTCAGGGTATAAATTCCTTTGCCTTGGTGGCCATTCCCATGTTCATACTGGCCGGCGACCTGATGGCGCAAGGCAAAGTGAGCGAGAGGCTTGTCAACTTTGCCAACTCTCTGTTCGGCTTTCTGCGGGGAGGCTTATCGATCGTGTCGGTGATGGCAGGAATGTTCTTCGCAGCAATTTCAGGCTCCGGGGCGGCGACCACAGCGGCGGTGGGAGCAAGTCTAGTCCCGGAGTTACGCAAAAAAGGTTATGACCCCGCGTCTGCTGCCAGCCTTATTGCTGCAAGCGGAACAATCGGGGTGGTCATCCCGCCGTCCGTACCCATGATTATTTATGCAGTGATTGCCCAGCAATCGGTATCTGAGCTATTCCTGAACGGCTTTTTGCCGGGGCTGGCTATGGGATTAGGGCTGATGGCCATTGCCATTACCCAAGCCTACAAGCGCCAATATCCCAAAGGCACGCCTTTCTCCCTGGCCACCATCTGGCGCACATTAAAAAGTGCGAGTTGGGGACTGATGACGCCAGTCATTATTCTGGGAGGCATATTCTCGGGAATCTTCACGCCCAGCGAAGCCGCGGTGGTGGCTGTGAACTACGCGTTGCTGGTCTCGCTGTTCATTTACCGGGATCTCAAGCTAAGCGATGTGTATCGCGTCTTGATTCGCTCGGCGATTACCACCTCTGTGATCATGCTTGTGATCGCCACCTCGGCGGTTCTGAGCTGGACGCTATCCAGCTGGCAGGTGCCCGGCGCTATTGCTGAAGCAGCGCTGTCTATCTCCACCAACCCTTACGTGATCATGCTGTTAGTGGTGGGCATAATCTTGCTGACCGGTGTATTTCTTGAGACCGCCAGCGCATTGATTATTTTAACGCCGGTGTTGCTGCCACTGGTACTTAAACTGGGAATTGACCCGATTCATTTTGGCTTGATCATCGTAGTCGGGTTGGCGATCGGAATGATCACCCCACCGGTAGCGATCAACCTTTATGTGGCTTCCTCAATCACTCAGCTGCCTTTGGAACGCATCACGAGGGCAATTATCCCTTACTTGCTGGGGTTGATCAGCGTGCTGCTAATGGTCGTGTATATTCCTATTCTGGCCGGCTGGTCAGGGCCTTGACTATTGGCTCGACAGAGCCAAAGTTACCCGCCAAAGCTTTCCTTCAAAACAAATAAAAGCAGATCAGCAAATGACTGATCTGCTTTTATTGATAGGGTGCGGAATTCTTTGCCCCATCACATACCCAGATAGGCCTCGCGCACTTTCTCGTTGCTCAACAACTCACGGCCAGAGCCTTCCACCACCACGCGGCCGGTTTCCAGCACGTAGCCACGGTCGGCCAGCGCCAGCGCCTGGGAAGCGTTCTGCTCCACCAAAAAGATGGTCATACCTTCGTTTCTGAGCGCTTTGATGATATTGAAAATTTCTTCAACAATCAGCGGTGCAAGCCCCATGCTGGGTTCGTCTAGCAGCAGCAATCTAGGCTTTGCCATCAGCGCCCGGCCCATGGCCAACATCTGCTGCTGGCCGCCAGACAGTTCGCCCGCCAGGTTGCGGCGTTTTTGGCGCAGTATGGGAAACTTCTCGTACATGCGCTCAATGTCGTCTTCCACTTCGGGGCTACGGCCACGGGTGTAAGCGCCCAACAGCAAGTTATCCTCAACGCTCAGGTCTTTGAATACCTGGCGGCCTTCGGGCACCTGCACGATGCCACTGGCAACCCGTTGATCGGTCGTTATCTTTAGCAGGTCTTTGCCTTCAAAGGTGATACTGCCGGCGTCTGTCGGTTGCAG comes from the Marinobacter psychrophilus genome and includes:
- a CDS encoding TRAP transporter small permease; the protein is MTTKTQSLLKPLKRIEQGLDAIIQPLVFAGMAALIGVITLQIVSRVMFSAVGWTEEVARFLLVWITFFAGTLAFQRGRHIAVTFAVDALPVRLRQAARIAGTLAVLAFMVALVVIGYRYMQVQSFQKSASLRLSMTYVYSVIPLCAAVMSWYAFVDLLELLIDGERREESVP
- a CDS encoding TRAP transporter large permease, coding for MTLLLFGLFFALMLLGVPIALAIGASTMIALSQAGVPLMVVTQQMFQGINSFALVAIPMFILAGDLMAQGKVSERLVNFANSLFGFLRGGLSIVSVMAGMFFAAISGSGAATTAAVGASLVPELRKKGYDPASAASLIAASGTIGVVIPPSVPMIIYAVIAQQSVSELFLNGFLPGLAMGLGLMAIAITQAYKRQYPKGTPFSLATIWRTLKSASWGLMTPVIILGGIFSGIFTPSEAAVVAVNYALLVSLFIYRDLKLSDVYRVLIRSAITTSVIMLVIATSAVLSWTLSSWQVPGAIAEAALSISTNPYVIMLLVVGIILLTGVFLETASALIILTPVLLPLVLKLGIDPIHFGLIIVVGLAIGMITPPVAINLYVASSITQLPLERITRAIIPYLLGLISVLLMVVYIPILAGWSGP
- a CDS encoding ABC transporter ATP-binding protein, producing the protein MLTIKGLKTSYGQIEALHGVDIRINSGEIVSLVGANGAGKSTLLMTISGLQPTDAGSITFEGKDLLKITTDQRVASGIVQVPEGRQVFKDLSVEDNLLLGAYTRGRSPEVEDDIERMYEKFPILRQKRRNLAGELSGGQQQMLAMGRALMAKPRLLLLDEPSMGLAPLIVEEIFNIIKALRNEGMTIFLVEQNASQALALADRGYVLETGRVVVEGSGRELLSNEKVREAYLGM